In a genomic window of Lacrimispora sp. BS-2:
- a CDS encoding DUF4446 family protein, producing the protein MDNSILNQLPVDPAFLIIGLAVITMILLIVVIICLVQMRKLYRRYDYFMRGKDAETLEEIIMEQMEDIAELKAEDRANKDSLRNTNKNYRSAFQKFGLIKYNAFKGMGGNLSFAMAILDYTNSGFVLNSVHSREGCYVYIKEVERGETDVLLGSEEKDALEQALGYHS; encoded by the coding sequence ATGGACAACAGTATATTGAATCAGTTACCGGTTGATCCTGCTTTTTTAATAATTGGATTAGCCGTAATTACCATGATATTACTGATCGTTGTAATCATATGTCTGGTTCAGATGAGAAAGCTGTATCGCAGATACGACTATTTTATGAGGGGGAAGGATGCGGAGACCCTGGAAGAGATTATTATGGAGCAGATGGAGGATATTGCGGAGCTTAAAGCGGAAGACCGCGCCAATAAGGATTCTCTTCGTAATACCAACAAGAATTACAGAAGTGCTTTCCAGAAATTTGGACTTATAAAATACAACGCGTTTAAAGGGATGGGCGGTAACTTAAGCTTTGCAATGGCAATCCTTGACTATACAAATTCCGGTTTTGTTTTGAATTCCGTTCATAGCCGGGAAGGATGCTATGTTTACATTAAGGAAGTGGAAAGAGGAGAAACAGATGTTTTGCTTGGAAGCGAGGAAAAGGATGCTTTGGAGCAGGCATTGGGATATCATTCATAA
- a CDS encoding ParB/RepB/Spo0J family partition protein, producing the protein MAKRTGLGKGLGAIFGDEVMESAAEEQEMKNHPKPEQTIVKKETGQEEQEAGKGLFLKISSIEPNHNQPRMEFREESLIELAESMKEYGVLQPLLVQKKGDFYEIIAGERRWRAAKLAGLKEVPVVIREYTKQQSMEIALIENVQREDLNPIEEAKAYQRLMQEFGLKQEEIAARVAKNRVTITNSMRLLKLEKRVQDMLIQNQITGGHARALLAVDDPEMQFQIAGRIVAENLSVREVEKLVKSLSKKKEPKEKKEEDESIFLIFRELEDRMKTAMGTKVSINRKDSNKGRVEIEYYSEAELERIVELIESIR; encoded by the coding sequence ATGGCAAAGAGAACGGGTTTAGGAAAAGGCCTTGGAGCAATTTTTGGAGATGAAGTAATGGAATCTGCGGCAGAGGAACAGGAAATGAAGAACCATCCAAAGCCGGAGCAGACAATTGTAAAAAAAGAAACAGGACAAGAGGAACAAGAAGCCGGAAAAGGGTTGTTCCTCAAAATATCCTCCATTGAACCGAATCATAATCAGCCAAGAATGGAATTCAGGGAGGAATCCCTCATAGAATTGGCGGAATCCATGAAAGAATATGGTGTTTTGCAGCCACTTTTGGTACAAAAAAAGGGGGATTTCTACGAAATCATTGCCGGTGAACGAAGATGGAGAGCGGCAAAGCTGGCAGGTTTGAAAGAAGTTCCTGTGGTGATCCGGGAGTACACAAAGCAGCAGTCAATGGAAATTGCATTGATTGAAAATGTACAGAGAGAAGATTTAAATCCCATTGAAGAAGCCAAGGCTTATCAAAGGCTGATGCAGGAATTTGGATTAAAGCAGGAAGAAATCGCAGCACGCGTAGCAAAAAACAGGGTAACCATAACCAACAGCATGCGTTTATTAAAGCTGGAAAAACGAGTCCAGGATATGCTCATACAAAACCAGATCACAGGAGGACATGCCAGAGCGCTTCTGGCTGTTGATGATCCGGAAATGCAATTTCAGATTGCAGGAAGGATCGTTGCTGAAAATCTAAGTGTCCGTGAAGTGGAAAAGCTTGTTAAATCCTTATCGAAGAAAAAAGAGCCAAAGGAAAAAAAGGAAGAGGATGAAAGCATTTTTCTGATATTCAGGGAATTGGAAGACCGAATGAAAACTGCCATGGGAACCAAAGTAAGCATTAACCGGAAAGACAGTAATAAAGGAAGAGTGGAAATTGAGTACTATTCTGAGGCAGAATTGGAAAGAATAGTAGAGTTGATAGAATCCATAAGATAA
- the rsmG gene encoding 16S rRNA (guanine(527)-N(7))-methyltransferase RsmG encodes MTGAFEENLRKELNLLSIELKENQINQFYNYFQLLVEWNKFMNLTAIIEMDEVITKHFVDSLSLIKAVEEIGTKDYRIIDVGTGAGFPGIPLKIAFPDLRITLMDSLNKRVNFLNEVINGLGLEKIEAIHGRAEDLGRDTLHREQYDFCVSRAVANLSTLSEYCMPFVKVGGHFIPYKSGKIEEELAAAKHAIFLLGGSVEEVKTFLLPGTDVERSLVKIVKNNGISKKYPRKAGLPSKEPLK; translated from the coding sequence ATGACAGGAGCATTTGAAGAAAATCTCCGGAAAGAATTGAATTTATTATCTATAGAATTGAAAGAAAATCAAATAAATCAATTTTACAATTATTTTCAGTTGTTAGTAGAATGGAATAAATTCATGAATTTAACTGCAATTATAGAAATGGATGAAGTGATCACAAAGCATTTTGTTGACAGCTTATCCCTGATAAAAGCAGTAGAGGAGATTGGTACAAAGGATTACAGAATCATTGATGTAGGAACCGGGGCAGGGTTTCCTGGAATTCCTCTAAAAATTGCATTTCCTGATTTAAGAATCACATTAATGGATTCCTTAAATAAAAGGGTGAATTTTTTAAATGAAGTAATCAATGGTTTGGGACTTGAAAAAATAGAAGCCATCCACGGGAGGGCAGAAGACCTGGGAAGAGACACTCTCCATCGGGAACAGTATGATTTTTGTGTCTCCAGAGCAGTTGCTAACTTAAGCACTTTATCAGAATACTGTATGCCCTTTGTAAAAGTGGGAGGTCATTTTATTCCATATAAATCCGGGAAGATTGAAGAAGAGTTGGCTGCCGCAAAACACGCCATATTTTTATTAGGCGGAAGTGTGGAGGAAGTGAAAACCTTTTTATTGCCGGGAACAGATGTGGAACGGTCATTGGTTAAGATAGTCAAGAATAATGGTATCTCTAAAAAGTATCCAAGAAAAGCTGGCCTGCCATCAAAGGAGCCGTTAAAATAA
- a CDS encoding biotin transporter BioY: protein MNTAKTFQTKTSSPAKRRITTKELVLAGMFAAVLAVISQISIPLPTGVPITIQIFGVALIGTVLGWRLGFLATLIYILLGAVGLPIFSNFRGGLQHLMGLTGGYIWGWLIMVLLCGVRPKTSCKTLNTILMFLLPVLGTLIDETIGGLQWAALSGDMSVLGVFSYSIVAFVPKDIVLTVIAVITGIPIRKAILRQ, encoded by the coding sequence ATGAATACAGCAAAAACATTTCAAACAAAGACTTCATCCCCTGCCAAACGACGGATTACAACAAAGGAATTAGTTTTGGCCGGGATGTTTGCGGCAGTTCTTGCCGTAATTTCTCAAATATCTATCCCCTTGCCAACCGGTGTTCCCATAACCATCCAGATCTTTGGAGTAGCACTTATAGGAACCGTATTAGGATGGAGGCTGGGATTTTTAGCAACACTTATTTACATCCTTCTTGGGGCTGTAGGACTGCCCATCTTCTCAAACTTTCGAGGAGGCCTCCAACACTTGATGGGGCTAACCGGCGGTTACATATGGGGCTGGCTTATTATGGTACTCCTCTGCGGCGTCAGACCGAAAACAAGCTGCAAGACTCTTAACACGATTCTTATGTTCCTGCTCCCGGTTCTTGGCACCTTAATAGATGAAACCATAGGAGGTCTTCAATGGGCAGCATTATCCGGTGATATGTCGGTCTTAGGGGTATTTTCCTATTCCATAGTGGCATTTGTTCCCAAGGATATTGTACTTACAGTGATTGCTGTTATTACCGGAATTCCTATCCGAAAAGCCATTTTACGGCAATGA
- a CDS encoding alpha/beta fold hydrolase translates to MKTKNKLLTLLILSASTATATAVINKCIKYSATSKNILSDSKSLCYKWRFGNIHYTKTGTGKPLLLIHDLTACSSGYEWNQMIDYLKEQYTVYAVDLLGCGRSEKPDLTYTNYLYVQMISDFIKSEIGHRTNVIASGSSSPLAVMACNQSPELFDQIMLINPDTLLSCSQIPNKHGKVYKFILDLPVLGTLLYHIATSKQAIMEEFSNNFYNPYSVKTSLVDAYYESAHLGESPKSLYASVRCNYTKCNIANALKKINNSIYIIGGCEMENISEMIREYQIYNPAIESSLIGNSKYLPQLENPSELYRIIQMFFV, encoded by the coding sequence ATGAAAACAAAGAACAAATTATTAACCTTGCTTATTTTATCAGCCAGCACTGCTACTGCCACTGCTGTCATAAATAAATGTATTAAATATTCCGCAACCTCCAAAAACATATTGTCCGATTCAAAATCCCTTTGCTATAAATGGCGTTTTGGTAATATTCATTATACAAAAACAGGAACCGGCAAGCCACTTTTACTCATTCATGATTTAACGGCTTGTTCCAGCGGATATGAATGGAATCAAATGATAGATTATTTAAAAGAGCAGTATACCGTATACGCTGTGGATCTTTTAGGATGCGGACGCTCTGAAAAACCGGATCTGACTTATACCAACTATCTATATGTTCAGATGATTTCTGATTTCATCAAATCAGAAATTGGACATCGTACCAATGTCATTGCATCCGGCTCCTCATCACCACTTGCTGTTATGGCATGCAATCAGTCACCGGAATTATTTGATCAGATTATGCTGATTAATCCGGATACCTTACTGTCTTGCAGCCAGATACCAAATAAACATGGCAAAGTTTATAAATTTATTTTGGACTTGCCTGTTTTGGGAACACTGCTCTACCACATTGCTACCAGTAAACAGGCAATTATGGAAGAATTTTCTAATAACTTCTATAATCCTTATTCCGTGAAGACCTCACTGGTTGATGCCTACTATGAATCAGCACATTTAGGAGAATCACCTAAATCCTTGTATGCCAGTGTCAGATGTAATTATACCAAGTGTAACATTGCAAATGCTTTAAAGAAAATCAATAATAGCATTTATATTATTGGGGGATGTGAAATGGAAAACATTAGCGAGATGATCCGGGAATATCAGATATATAATCCGGCCATTGAAAGTTCTTTGATCGGTAACTCCAAATACCTTCCTCAGCTGGAAAATCCTTCTGAACTGTATCGTATTATTCAAATGTTCTTTGTTTAA
- the mnmG gene encoding tRNA uridine-5-carboxymethylaminomethyl(34) synthesis enzyme MnmG, with protein MQHLEEFYDVVIVGAGHAGCEAALASARLGLETIMFTVSVDSIALMPCNPNIGGSSKGHLVRELDALGGEMGKIIDKTFIQSKMLNQSKGPAVHSLRAQADKQEYSRAMRMTLENTEHLTIRQAEVTEIIVEDGTLTGVKTLSGAVYRCKAAVLATGTYLKARCIYGDVSEYTGPNGLKAANHLTDSLKEHGIEMLRFKTGTPARVDKRSIDFSRMEEQFGDEKVVPFSFSTDREVLEKEQISCWLTYTNEKTHEIIRENLDRSPLYSGAIEGTGPRYCPSIEDKVVKFPDKDRHQVFVEPEGLYTNEMYLAGMSSSLPEDVQYAMYRTVPGLEKVKIVRNAYAIEYDCINSIQLKSTLETLPISGLFCGGQFNGSSGYEEAAVQGFMAGVNAAMKILGREQIVLDRSQAYIGVLIDDLVTKENHEPYRMMTSRAEYRLLLRQDNADIRLMKIGHDIGLISEEQYENLLLKERMIEEEISRLEAANIGASREVQEFLEENGSTPLKTGTTLAELVRRPELDYVMLTKIDKDRPTLSEGVMEQVNINIKYDGYIRRQRQQVNQYKKLENKKLDVEFDYSTVKGLRREAIQKLNLYKPMSIGQASRISGVSPADISVLLVYLEQLRYQKSLEKKE; from the coding sequence ATGCAGCATTTAGAAGAATTTTATGATGTTGTCATAGTCGGTGCAGGCCATGCCGGCTGTGAGGCGGCCCTGGCCTCAGCAAGGCTGGGCCTTGAGACAATTATGTTTACAGTCAGTGTGGACAGTATTGCGCTGATGCCCTGTAATCCTAATATCGGCGGCAGCTCCAAAGGCCATCTGGTTAGGGAGCTGGATGCTTTAGGCGGTGAAATGGGCAAAATTATAGATAAAACCTTTATCCAGTCCAAAATGTTAAATCAGTCAAAAGGACCGGCAGTCCATTCCTTAAGGGCTCAGGCAGACAAGCAGGAGTATTCCAGAGCCATGAGAATGACCCTGGAAAATACGGAGCATTTGACCATAAGACAGGCAGAGGTTACGGAAATCATTGTAGAGGATGGAACCCTTACAGGTGTTAAGACCCTTTCCGGGGCAGTTTACCGCTGCAAGGCGGCAGTATTGGCTACGGGAACCTATTTAAAGGCAAGGTGCATTTACGGCGATGTAAGCGAATATACAGGCCCTAACGGCCTTAAGGCAGCCAATCATCTGACTGATTCCCTAAAGGAGCATGGAATCGAAATGCTGCGCTTTAAGACGGGGACTCCTGCCAGAGTGGATAAGAGAAGCATTGATTTTTCCAGGATGGAAGAGCAGTTCGGGGATGAGAAAGTGGTGCCCTTTTCCTTTTCCACGGATAGGGAAGTTTTGGAAAAGGAGCAGATTTCCTGCTGGCTTACTTATACCAATGAAAAGACCCACGAGATCATTCGGGAAAACTTAGACCGTTCTCCCTTATATTCAGGGGCCATTGAAGGCACCGGGCCAAGATACTGCCCATCCATTGAGGACAAGGTGGTAAAATTTCCGGATAAGGACCGTCATCAGGTCTTTGTTGAGCCGGAGGGCCTTTATACCAATGAAATGTACTTAGCCGGTATGTCAAGCTCTCTGCCGGAGGATGTGCAATATGCCATGTACCGGACGGTTCCGGGTCTTGAGAAGGTGAAAATAGTCAGGAATGCTTATGCAATTGAATACGACTGCATCAATTCCATCCAGCTTAAGTCCACCCTGGAAACCCTGCCGATCAGCGGGTTGTTTTGCGGCGGCCAGTTCAACGGAAGCTCCGGTTATGAAGAAGCGGCAGTCCAGGGCTTTATGGCCGGTGTAAATGCGGCAATGAAGATACTGGGAAGAGAACAGATCGTACTGGACCGTTCCCAGGCTTATATCGGCGTTCTGATCGATGATCTTGTTACAAAAGAAAATCATGAGCCATATCGCATGATGACTTCACGGGCTGAATACAGGCTGTTGCTGCGTCAGGACAATGCAGATATCCGTCTGATGAAGATCGGCCATGACATTGGATTGATCAGCGAGGAGCAGTACGAAAATCTGCTTTTAAAGGAACGGATGATTGAGGAAGAAATCAGTCGTTTGGAAGCTGCAAATATAGGAGCATCCAGAGAAGTGCAGGAATTCCTGGAAGAAAACGGGAGCACTCCTTTAAAAACCGGTACAACCCTGGCTGAGCTGGTGAGAAGACCAGAGCTTGACTATGTTATGTTAACTAAAATAGATAAAGACAGGCCCACTCTTTCTGAAGGGGTGATGGAACAGGTCAATATTAATATTAAATACGATGGATATATCCGCAGGCAGAGACAGCAGGTAAACCAGTATAAAAAGCTGGAGAATAAAAAGCTTGATGTGGAATTTGATTATTCCACGGTAAAGGGGCTTAGAAGAGAGGCCATCCAGAAATTGAATCTGTATAAGCCAATGTCCATTGGACAGGCATCCAGAATATCCGGTGTGTCACCGGCAGATATATCTGTTTTGCTCGTTTATTTAGAGCAGCTTCGATATCAGAAGAGCCTGGAAAAGAAAGAATGA
- a CDS encoding AAA family ATPase has translation MGRIIAIANQKGGVGKTTTAINLSACLAESRQRVLAVDFDPQGNETSGLGVEKSSIERTVYDLLVGECEIEECLITNVQENLDLLPSNVDLAGAEIELLEIENKETLLKTYLEKIKKHYDFIIIDCPPSLNLLTINALTAANTVLVPIQCEYYALEGLSQVLKTVNLVKKKLNPALEMEGVVFTMYDARTNLSLEVVESVKNNLNQNIYKTIIPRNVRLAEAPSHGMPINLYDSRSAGAESYRLLAAEVISRGEEI, from the coding sequence ATGGGAAGAATCATTGCGATAGCAAACCAGAAGGGCGGAGTCGGTAAAACGACTACTGCGATCAATTTATCTGCTTGTCTTGCGGAATCAAGACAGCGGGTATTGGCTGTGGATTTTGATCCACAGGGAAATGAGACCAGCGGATTGGGGGTTGAAAAAAGTTCCATTGAGCGAACCGTATACGATCTGCTGGTAGGAGAGTGTGAAATTGAAGAATGCCTGATTACCAATGTTCAGGAAAACCTGGATTTGCTTCCTTCCAATGTGGATTTAGCAGGAGCAGAAATTGAATTATTGGAAATCGAGAACAAGGAAACACTCCTCAAAACATATCTTGAAAAAATCAAGAAACACTATGATTTTATTATCATAGATTGTCCTCCGTCATTGAATCTATTGACAATTAATGCCTTAACAGCTGCAAACACTGTATTAGTACCAATTCAATGTGAATATTATGCGTTAGAAGGATTGAGCCAGGTACTGAAAACGGTAAATTTGGTAAAAAAGAAGCTAAATCCCGCCCTTGAGATGGAAGGTGTTGTTTTTACCATGTATGATGCCAGGACAAACCTTTCCCTGGAGGTTGTGGAAAGTGTTAAAAATAATTTAAACCAGAATATCTATAAAACCATTATACCCAGAAATGTCAGACTGGCAGAGGCTCCCAGCCATGGAATGCCGATTAATTTATATGATTCCAGATCAGCAGGAGCGGAAAGCTACCGGTTACTGGCGGCAGAAGTAATAAGCAGAGGAGAAGAAATATAA
- the adhE gene encoding bifunctional acetaldehyde-CoA/alcohol dehydrogenase, giving the protein MAKKEQQVRVPEIIDSVDALIAKMEAMKEAQRVFASFTQEQVDKIFYEAASAANKLRIPLAKMAVEETGMGVVEDKVIKNNYAAEYIYNSYKDTKTCGVIEEDKAYGIKKIAEPIGLIAAVIPTTNPTSTAIFKTLISLKTRNAIIISPHPRAKNSTIAAAKVVLDAAVKAGAPEGIISWIDVPSLELTNEVMRSADIILATGGPGMVKAAYSSGKPALGVGAGNTPVIIDDTADIKMAVSSIIHSKTFDNGMICASEQSVTVLEPVYDAVKKEFAARGCYFLKEDELNKVRKTIIINGALNAKIVGQKAHTIAKLAGVEVPESAKILIGEVESVNLEEEFAHEKLSPVLAMYKAKTFDEAIEKAEQLVADGGYGHTSSLYVNVNEKEKMAKHAAAMKTCRILVNTPSSHGGIGDIYNFKLQPSLTLGCGSWGGNSVSENVGVKHLLNIKTVAERRENMLWFRNPEKVYFKKGCMPVALSELKDVYNKKRAFVVTDSFLYMNGYTKPITDKLDEMGIVYTVFSDVQPDPTLANAQAGAAAMKAFQPDTIIALGGGSAMDAAKIMWVMYEHPEVDFQDMAMRFMDIRKRVYTFPKMGEKAYFVAIPTSSGTGSEVTSFAVITDQETGVKYPLADYELMPNMAIVDADNMMSQPKGLTSASGIDVMTHALEAYASIMASDYTDGLALKSMKNVFNYLPIAYNDGTNVEARCKMADASCMAGMAFNNAFLGVCHSMAHKLGAYHHLPHGVANALLITLVMEFNACEVPAKMGTFPQYEYPHTLARYAECARFCGLDGKDDAELLKKFIAKIEELKKAVGIKATIKDYGIDEKNFLATLDEMVENAFDDQCTGANPRYPLMSEIKEMYLKAYYGK; this is encoded by the coding sequence ATGGCTAAGAAAGAACAACAGGTAAGAGTTCCTGAGATCATTGATAGTGTAGATGCTCTGATCGCGAAGATGGAAGCCATGAAAGAGGCTCAGAGAGTATTTGCTTCCTTCACCCAGGAACAGGTGGATAAGATCTTTTATGAAGCAGCAAGTGCTGCCAATAAGTTAAGAATCCCTCTGGCAAAAATGGCTGTAGAAGAAACCGGTATGGGTGTTGTGGAAGATAAGGTCATTAAGAACAACTATGCTGCAGAATATATTTATAACTCCTATAAAGACACCAAAACCTGTGGTGTGATCGAAGAAGATAAGGCATATGGCATTAAGAAAATTGCAGAGCCTATTGGTCTGATTGCGGCGGTTATTCCGACTACAAACCCGACTTCAACTGCTATTTTCAAAACCCTGATCAGCTTAAAGACCAGAAATGCCATCATAATTTCCCCTCATCCACGTGCAAAGAATTCTACCATTGCAGCTGCAAAGGTGGTTCTTGATGCCGCTGTTAAGGCTGGCGCACCGGAAGGGATCATCAGCTGGATCGACGTTCCTTCTCTGGAACTGACCAATGAGGTCATGAGAAGTGCGGATATTATTCTGGCAACCGGCGGCCCTGGTATGGTAAAAGCAGCTTATTCTTCCGGAAAACCAGCCCTTGGCGTTGGTGCAGGTAATACCCCTGTAATCATTGATGATACGGCTGATATTAAGATGGCAGTCAGCTCCATCATCCATTCCAAGACCTTTGACAATGGTATGATCTGCGCTTCCGAGCAGTCTGTAACGGTTCTTGAACCTGTTTATGATGCAGTTAAAAAAGAGTTTGCAGCCAGAGGTTGCTATTTCTTAAAGGAAGATGAACTGAATAAGGTACGTAAGACCATTATTATCAATGGTGCGTTAAATGCCAAGATCGTAGGCCAGAAAGCTCACACCATTGCAAAGCTTGCAGGCGTGGAAGTTCCTGAATCCGCAAAGATCCTGATCGGTGAGGTTGAGAGCGTTAATCTGGAAGAAGAATTTGCACATGAAAAGCTGTCACCGGTTCTGGCTATGTATAAGGCAAAAACCTTTGATGAGGCGATTGAAAAGGCAGAGCAGCTGGTTGCTGACGGCGGTTACGGACATACCTCTTCTCTTTATGTAAATGTAAATGAAAAAGAAAAAATGGCAAAGCATGCAGCGGCTATGAAGACATGCCGTATCCTGGTGAATACCCCATCTTCTCACGGCGGTATCGGTGACATCTACAACTTCAAGCTTCAGCCATCCCTGACTCTGGGCTGCGGTTCCTGGGGCGGAAACTCTGTTTCTGAAAACGTTGGGGTAAAGCATTTGCTGAATATTAAGACCGTTGCTGAGAGGAGAGAGAACATGCTGTGGTTCAGAAATCCTGAAAAGGTTTACTTTAAAAAGGGTTGTATGCCTGTAGCGCTTAGTGAATTAAAGGATGTATATAACAAAAAGAGAGCATTTGTAGTAACAGACTCCTTCCTTTACATGAACGGTTATACAAAACCGATTACAGATAAATTAGATGAAATGGGTATCGTTTATACCGTATTTTCCGATGTTCAGCCAGACCCGACCCTGGCAAATGCTCAGGCAGGTGCGGCTGCTATGAAGGCATTCCAGCCGGATACCATTATCGCCTTAGGCGGCGGTTCTGCCATGGACGCAGCTAAGATCATGTGGGTAATGTATGAGCATCCAGAGGTGGACTTCCAGGATATGGCCATGCGCTTTATGGATATCCGTAAGAGAGTCTACACATTCCCTAAAATGGGTGAAAAAGCTTACTTTGTGGCCATCCCAACTTCTTCTGGTACAGGTTCTGAGGTAACCTCCTTTGCGGTTATTACTGACCAGGAAACAGGGGTAAAATATCCTCTTGCAGATTATGAATTAATGCCGAATATGGCTATCGTTGATGCGGACAACATGATGAGTCAGCCAAAGGGCCTTACAAGTGCTTCCGGTATTGACGTTATGACTCATGCATTAGAGGCTTATGCTTCCATAATGGCTTCTGATTATACGGATGGTCTTGCACTTAAGTCCATGAAAAATGTATTTAACTATCTGCCTATCGCATACAATGACGGAACCAATGTAGAGGCCAGATGTAAGATGGCAGATGCTTCCTGCATGGCTGGTATGGCATTTAATAACGCATTTTTAGGTGTATGCCATTCCATGGCTCATAAATTAGGCGCTTATCATCACCTTCCTCATGGTGTTGCAAATGCGCTGCTGATCACCTTGGTTATGGAGTTCAATGCTTGTGAAGTTCCAGCTAAAATGGGAACCTTCCCACAGTATGAGTATCCTCATACTCTGGCAAGATATGCAGAATGCGCTCGTTTCTGCGGCCTGGATGGCAAGGATGATGCGGAACTGCTTAAGAAATTCATTGCAAAAATCGAGGAATTAAAGAAGGCAGTAGGAATCAAGGCAACCATTAAGGATTATGGCATTGATGAAAAGAACTTCCTGGCTACTCTGGATGAAATGGTTGAAAATGCATTTGATGACCAGTGTACAGGCGCAAATCCAAGATATCCTCTTATGAGTGAAATTAAGGAAATGTATTTAAAAGCTTACTACGGTAAATAA
- the nudC gene encoding NAD(+) diphosphatase, which translates to MIQDIFPHVFHNEFQIKTPHMDSYFLYFQDGCLLLDHKSSTKIPQFGDLKNLSKEAIACSDYLFSIDQMDFFLVDETNISLAETESLFFYKTGALRELKPMWVSFAAVSAGQLHRFYSSNRFCGCCGSPMMKSKKERSMVCSSCGNTVYPKIAPAIIVAVTYNGKLLLTKYAGREYTRYALIAGYTEFGETLEDTVNREVMEETGLRVKNIRYYKNQPWGFSDSILVGYWAQLDGSPQVCLDETELSTADWMAPEDIPDDFTNLSLTHEMILLFKNGKVK; encoded by the coding sequence ATGATTCAGGATATTTTTCCCCATGTTTTTCATAACGAATTTCAGATAAAAACGCCGCACATGGACAGCTATTTTCTATACTTCCAGGATGGCTGCCTCCTCCTTGACCACAAGAGTTCCACAAAAATCCCCCAATTCGGAGACTTAAAAAACCTAAGCAAAGAAGCCATAGCCTGCTCTGACTATCTTTTTTCCATTGACCAGATGGATTTTTTTCTTGTAGATGAAACCAATATCAGCCTGGCAGAAACAGAATCTCTTTTCTTTTATAAAACAGGCGCATTAAGGGAGCTAAAGCCCATGTGGGTGTCCTTTGCAGCTGTTTCTGCCGGACAGCTTCACCGGTTTTACAGTTCCAACCGGTTCTGCGGCTGCTGCGGATCTCCCATGATGAAAAGTAAAAAAGAAAGATCCATGGTCTGCTCCTCCTGCGGCAATACCGTTTACCCAAAGATTGCTCCGGCCATCATTGTGGCTGTTACTTACAACGGAAAGCTTCTGCTGACCAAGTATGCGGGAAGAGAATACACCCGGTATGCCCTGATCGCAGGCTATACGGAATTTGGTGAGACCCTGGAAGATACTGTGAACCGGGAGGTAATGGAGGAAACAGGCCTTCGGGTCAAAAACATACGCTATTACAAAAACCAGCCATGGGGGTTCAGTGATTCCATTTTAGTCGGATACTGGGCCCAGCTGGATGGTTCTCCACAGGTCTGCCTGGATGAAACAGAATTATCCACAGCAGACTGGATGGCTCCGGAGGATATCCCTGACGACTTCACCAATTTAAGCCTGACCCATGAGATGATTCTTTTATTTAAAAATGGGAAGGTAAAATAA
- the coaW gene encoding type II pantothenate kinase — protein MKITIGIDLGGSTTKIVGFQDNKLKIPTFVKADNPIASLFGALGKFIYENNIQLNEIEKIMITGVGSAYVEQPLYGIPTFKVDEFTCNGLGGQYFTGLNDLIVVSMGTGTSLVQVNGDKITHTGGIGIGGGTILGLSSLLLKTQDISQIMELASRGNISNVDLQIQDISRTPLPGLPLSATASNFGKVRNLVSDEDIAVGIINMVLQVIAKSAILSSLNSNITNFVMTGNLAKFPQCKDVFQILEPMFHVHFIIPDQAEYGTAIGAALAEKRHMEMKQIICPSDHIPL, from the coding sequence ATGAAAATTACAATTGGAATTGATCTTGGAGGAAGCACAACTAAAATTGTAGGATTTCAAGATAATAAATTAAAAATTCCTACTTTTGTTAAAGCTGATAACCCAATAGCTTCTCTGTTTGGAGCTCTTGGAAAATTCATCTATGAAAACAACATCCAGTTGAATGAAATTGAAAAAATTATGATCACAGGGGTTGGCAGCGCTTACGTAGAACAGCCCTTATACGGAATTCCTACTTTTAAGGTAGACGAATTCACCTGCAATGGTCTGGGAGGACAATATTTTACTGGACTGAACGACTTAATCGTGGTAAGCATGGGAACTGGAACCTCTCTTGTCCAGGTAAACGGAGATAAAATTACTCATACCGGAGGAATCGGCATAGGTGGAGGAACCATCCTCGGCCTTTCAAGCCTTCTCCTTAAAACCCAGGATATCTCCCAGATCATGGAGCTGGCAAGCCGGGGGAATATAAGCAATGTTGACTTACAGATACAGGATATCTCAAGAACTCCCCTGCCCGGCCTTCCTCTTTCCGCCACAGCCTCTAATTTCGGTAAGGTAAGAAACCTTGTATCCGACGAGGATATTGCCGTGGGAATCATTAATATGGTACTCCAGGTTATTGCGAAATCCGCTATTTTATCTTCACTGAACAGCAATATCACCAATTTTGTCATGACCGGAAATCTGGCAAAATTCCCTCAGTGCAAAGACGTATTCCAAATCCTTGAGCCCATGTTTCATGTCCATTTCATTATACCGGACCAGGCGGAATACGGTACTGCCATCGGAGCAGCACTTGCAGAGAAACGCCATATGGAAATGAAGCAGATTATATGCCCCTCAGATCATATACCTTTGTAG